A stretch of the Gracilinanus agilis isolate LMUSP501 chromosome 4, AgileGrace, whole genome shotgun sequence genome encodes the following:
- the MKS1 gene encoding Meckel syndrome type 1 protein, with protein sequence MTTLENEVPSFLVERMANVRRRRQDRTNREGSLSKSRIITWRPSEEFIRNNHVINTPLQTMYIMADLGPYGKLGQKNYEQVLCTLKVDSNGVITVKPDFTDNKGPYRIEMEGEKQEVWKYTIDNVSSPAQREEEEREQRVFKDLYDRHKEYLSSLVGSDFEMTIPGSLRFFVNGEVVSAQGYEYDSLYVHFQLELPDNWLSPPHQQLSGITQTCVTKSLGMDSVAYFSYPFTFEMSFFHEDGSPDSLPQWPVLYFEVISLDFWQRYRIEGYGSIVLPSTPGTHTLTISTWRPVELGTVSELRRFFIGGSLELEDLSYVRIPGTFQGRRLSRFGFRTKTTGSVTFRFHCLLQSRAFLDSSLPWRKRQSVMDLMGRFSQQSSIINVMEAFQRARRRMQEARESLPQDLVSASGTANLLASSSPRHRAFQGLGSP encoded by the exons ATGACCACCTTGGAAAATGAGGTGCCCTCATTCCTGGTTGAGCGGATGGCAAATGTCAGACGTCGCCGTCAGGACCGTACAAACAG GGAAGGCAGCCTCTCCAAGTCCCGAATCATCACCTGGAGACCATCAGAAGAATTCATTAGGAACAACCATGTCATCAACACACCGCTTCAGACTATGTACATCATGGCAGATCTGGGACCCTATGGAAA GCTTGGTCAGAAGAATTATGAACAAGTCCTCTGTACTCTGAAAGTGGACAGCAATGGAGTGATCACAGTCAAACCAGATTTCACAGACAACAAAGGGCCTTACAG AATTGAGATGGAGGGGGAGAAGCAGGAGGTGTGGAAGTACACGATTGACAATGTGTCCTCACCAGCACAGCGAGAAGAAGAAGAGCGGGAACAGCGTGTGTTCAAGGAT CTCTACGACCGTCACAAGGAGTATCTCAGCAGTCTCGTGGGTTCAGATTTTGAGATG ACTATTCCTGGCTCCCTGCGGTTCTTTGTAAATGGAGAGGTAG TTTCAGCCCAGGGCTATGAGTATGACAGTCTCTATGTGCATTTCCAGCTGGAGCTTCCTGATA ACTGGTTGAGCCCACCACATCAGCAGCTCTCGGGAATAACACAGACTTGTGTTACCAAGTCACTAGGAATg GACAGTGTGGCTTACTTCTCCTACCCTTTCACATTTGAGATGTCATTCTTCCATGAGGATGGATCTCCTG attctctccctcagTGGCCTGTGCTATACTTTGAGGTTATCTCATTGGATTTCTGGCAGAGATATCGGATAGAAGGCTATGGATCCATAGTATTGCCCTCAACACCAG GGACTCACACTTTGACCATCTCAACGTGGAGGCCAGTGGAGTTAGGAACTGTGTCAGAACTGAGGAGGTTTTTCATTGGGGGCTCCCTGGAATTGGAAGACCTATCTTATGTGCGAATACCAGGGACCTTCCAG GGAAGGCGTCTGAGCCGATTTGGGTTCCGCACCAAGACCACAGGCAGTGTTACATTCCGCTTTCACTGCCTCCTGCAGTCCAG GGCCTTTTTGGACTCTAGCTTACCTTGGAGGAAGAGGCAGAGTGTAATGGACCTCATGGGAAGATTCAGCCAGCAAAGCTCCATTATCAATGTGATGG AAGCCTTCCAACGAGCCAGACGCCGAATGCAAGAGGCTCGGGAAAGCCTCCCTCAGGATCTAGTGAGTGCTTCGGGCACTGCTAATCTCCTAGCCAGCAGTAGCCCCAGACACCGTGCTTTCCAAGGCCTGGGTAGCCCCTGA